The following coding sequences are from one Haemophilus haemolyticus window:
- a CDS encoding response regulator has product MSKLLLVDDDVELTELLSSLLTLEGFDVQTANNGLEALQKLDESHELVLLDVMMPKLNGVETLKEIRKVSNVPVMMLTARGEDIDRVLGLELGADDYLPKPFNDRELIARIKAILRRSASPSNNTANVEILSFDGIILNFSHGIATYNEENLNLTDYEFKILCLLLKSKGNVISREELSLEVMEKPLTPFDRSLDMHISNLRRKLPERKSKLPWFKTLRGKGYLLVT; this is encoded by the coding sequence ATGTCAAAACTCTTGCTCGTTGATGACGATGTTGAACTGACAGAATTACTTTCATCCCTTTTAACGCTAGAAGGGTTTGACGTTCAAACAGCAAATAATGGATTAGAGGCATTACAAAAACTTGATGAAAGCCACGAGTTGGTTTTGCTTGATGTAATGATGCCAAAGTTAAATGGTGTCGAAACACTAAAAGAAATTCGTAAAGTCTCTAACGTGCCAGTGATGATGCTGACAGCAAGAGGCGAAGACATTGATCGCGTATTAGGCTTAGAATTGGGAGCGGATGATTATTTACCCAAGCCTTTTAACGATCGTGAGCTTATTGCAAGAATTAAGGCGATTTTGCGTCGTAGTGCATCTCCTTCAAATAATACCGCAAATGTAGAAATCCTTTCTTTTGACGGAATTATTCTCAACTTTTCTCACGGAATTGCAACCTATAATGAAGAAAATCTCAATTTAACGGATTATGAGTTTAAGATTCTTTGTTTATTGCTTAAATCTAAGGGAAATGTTATTAGTCGAGAAGAATTAAGTTTAGAAGTAATGGAAAAACCACTAACCCCATTTGATCGTTCTCTTGATATGCACATCTCTAATTTGAGACGCAAATTACCAGAACGAAAAAGTAAACTGCCTTGGTTTAAAACTTTACGTGGAAAAGGATATCTTTTAGTGACCTAG